The following are encoded in a window of Desulfovibrio sp. TomC genomic DNA:
- a CDS encoding plasmid mobilization protein → MKEKAPSRTAWIKLRVTRAEKEAITAKAQAQGQTVTDFIRQRALDYRLRQTPLEKEHVRQLARVGANLNQLARWANTYKSRAEAIQVLAALLSIERSLKRGAGAGEGERQEPSSSMESKAFRETPCT, encoded by the coding sequence ATGAAAGAAAAGGCTCCGAGCCGGACAGCCTGGATCAAGCTTCGCGTCACCCGGGCTGAGAAGGAAGCGATCACGGCCAAGGCGCAAGCCCAGGGCCAGACTGTGACGGATTTCATCCGCCAACGTGCCCTGGACTACCGCCTTCGCCAAACACCCTTGGAGAAAGAGCACGTTCGCCAGCTTGCCCGAGTGGGCGCGAACCTGAACCAACTGGCTAGGTGGGCCAATACGTACAAAAGCCGGGCAGAGGCCATTCAGGTCTTGGCTGCCCTCTTGAGCATCGAGAGGTCCCTCAAGCGCGGCGCAGGCGCGGGAGAAGGCGAGCGGCAAGAACCCTCTTCCTCCATGGAGTCAAAAGCCTTCAGGGAGACACCATGTACATGA
- a CDS encoding DUF3987 domain-containing protein, with translation MSGRPSVSSLPCAHQEAPPDDPIGLNLKEWPRFSFDACPGILGEFVRLATRDSEADPAAVCITALVRFGAEVYGYAPDKGPHLYVGETVHSPRLFAVICGSTSKARKGTSRHPVAKLFGREHCLPADLRAWGVPLPARESGGPLSTGEGLAHHVRDESDEERERRQRQNPAEPVREKGDKRLVIMDEEFASALACTKREGNTLSMGIRCFWDSGDYAPLTKNNPVLVRGAHISIITHITMQELAVCLGEVQAVNGFGNRFLWICARRSKLVALPSRMPDAELAPLQRELWRCVGQAQQRGVMTMTANALELWRHVYPELSQEHTGLAGSIINRAEAQTLRLALLYALLDAQGRIEEPHLQAALAMWRYAQDSARYIFGDRATDPLEDKILEALKAGPLTATELSTVLSRHVPRDRLKPLLQQLEAQQRITITKLKNAGRPRIILALRELSEKSEISEERRSLA, from the coding sequence ATGAGCGGCAGGCCCTCGGTCTCCTCGCTGCCCTGTGCGCATCAAGAGGCCCCACCGGATGATCCCATTGGCCTCAACCTCAAGGAGTGGCCTCGATTCTCGTTTGACGCCTGCCCGGGCATCCTGGGCGAGTTCGTGCGGCTGGCGACGCGTGACAGCGAAGCTGATCCGGCGGCGGTCTGCATCACGGCGTTGGTGCGTTTCGGAGCGGAGGTCTACGGCTATGCGCCCGATAAAGGCCCGCACCTCTATGTGGGCGAGACCGTCCACTCGCCGCGCCTCTTTGCCGTCATCTGCGGCAGCACCAGCAAGGCCCGCAAGGGAACCTCCCGGCATCCCGTGGCGAAGCTTTTTGGCCGGGAGCACTGCCTGCCCGCCGACTTAAGGGCCTGGGGCGTCCCTTTGCCTGCCAGGGAGAGCGGCGGCCCGCTCTCCACGGGAGAAGGTCTGGCCCATCATGTACGCGACGAAAGCGATGAGGAGCGGGAGCGGAGGCAGCGGCAGAACCCCGCCGAACCGGTCCGCGAAAAGGGAGACAAAAGGCTCGTCATCATGGACGAGGAGTTTGCCAGCGCCCTTGCCTGCACCAAACGGGAAGGCAACACGCTCTCCATGGGCATTCGCTGCTTCTGGGACTCCGGCGACTATGCCCCCCTGACTAAGAACAACCCCGTCCTGGTGCGCGGCGCGCATATCAGCATCATCACCCACATCACCATGCAGGAGCTCGCCGTGTGTTTGGGCGAGGTGCAGGCCGTGAATGGCTTCGGCAACCGATTCCTTTGGATATGCGCCCGTCGCTCGAAATTGGTTGCCCTGCCTTCACGGATGCCGGACGCAGAGCTTGCGCCCTTGCAGCGTGAGCTCTGGCGGTGCGTGGGACAAGCGCAGCAGCGCGGCGTCATGACGATGACGGCAAACGCCCTGGAGCTCTGGCGACACGTCTACCCCGAGCTCTCCCAGGAGCACACGGGACTGGCCGGGAGCATTATCAACCGGGCCGAAGCCCAGACCCTCCGCTTGGCCCTCCTCTATGCCCTCTTGGACGCTCAGGGGAGAATCGAGGAGCCCCACCTGCAAGCGGCCCTTGCTATGTGGCGTTATGCCCAGGATTCGGCGCGCTACATCTTCGGGGACCGGGCGACGGACCCGCTGGAGGATAAGATCCTGGAAGCGCTCAAGGCCGGCCCACTCACGGCCACCGAACTAAGCACCGTCCTGAGCAGGCATGTCCCCCGCGACCGCCTCAAACCCCTGCTGCAACAACTCGAGGCACAACAGCGCATCACCATCACCAAGCTGAAAAATGCGGGCCGTCCCCGGATCATCCTGGCTCTGCGCGAATTAAGCGAAAAAAGCGAAATAAGCGAAGAAAGGAGGAGTCTCGCGTGA